One Pelodiscus sinensis isolate JC-2024 chromosome 9, ASM4963464v1, whole genome shotgun sequence genomic window, caggctctggctgggaggcacttaacagcagaaacctggagcaggcagactgctgcaggCATCtcgctgctccatgtggctctgctctgggcatgaaaggaaggagaaaggggagaggggacgaggagggagggagaaggcttcctacactgcccctgctcccagtgaAAATTCTCAGCTTCTGTTGGccggaaactgagagattggccaggAACTAAGAGATTTTGTTGGGGAGGCGGGAACAGTatgagaagtctccctccccagccttccgAAGAGGAGAAcatctggctttttaaaatgtgaactgatctctgcctaagggttccagTGAGGTGGCTGGGGGCCAGATCTGATGGCTTGGtggaccggatctggcctgctggcagcctcttggcCACCCCGGGATTACAGGAACCACAGGTGGTTATCTATCTTAAAAAGTAAGAGTTGGGGGAGTTATGTCACTGTGATGGCTTATAATATAGTCATTATTTCAACTATTAATTTTTCAGATGATGCTGTTTCACCTCCGTTATTGGATGTAAAGTGGAATCAGGTTCTAGATCCCCCTTCTCATCGGCTGTCATGTAATCCAGCTCTTTCCAGTGTGAATGAAGCTTCAGTTCCTAATGAGTGTCAACAGAGATTAAAATCTTTCTCCCTGGCTCATTCAACCACCACCTcaccaggaggagagggggattgttGTGCTAATGGAATGGATCTTAGTATAAATCCAGAGACGCCAACTGTGTGGATTGATGATCAGGCAACAGCAGATGATCATTTAATGAAGAGAAATAGTAATCAGGATGATCAGTGTAATACTATGGAAACAGGAGAAAAGAAATGTGGAAATACAGCCTGCTTGCCAGATGAGAAAAATGTTCTTGTAGTGGCAGTCATGCATAACTGCGACAGAAGGACTCTACAAAGTGGCAATTTGCCAGATTGTAAAAATTACAGCACTCAGTCCTTAATGGACTCTATTAACTTTACACTGGATAATGAAAACCGACAGAATGATCAGTTTGGTGTTACTGTAAATGGATCCACTGAAAAAGATACAGATACAGAAAAGCAAGGAGTACAGTTAAATCGACTGTATGCTGAGGCTGACTCTGTTAGCCATTTGATTAATACTTCAACTGATAGTTTGACCAATGCATGCACCCCCCCACGATTAAAGGATGATTTTAATATGAATAGAGACTGTCTGTTCTCAGAGTCTACAATTGCAGGGATTAATGCAGTGACCTTATTGCAGAGACCAGTTGATGGCACTCTTAAAACACAAGAGAGTTGTGCATCAATTGAGGATTTTACTAACAAAGCAATTACTCAAAGAAAAGACCTGGAAGCTAAAAATTCTTCTCTTGGTTCAAGTAGTGGAAGCTTGTTAGAGGAAGCTGTAGAGAAGCAAACATCTCAACTGTATCCATCTGGGTTACCGGTGCTCTCTGAAATGTGTCAACCAAATATACCTGAAAGTGGCAATTACAGTGAATGCTTTGCAGAACGTCTTGCTTCTGATAATGTTAGTGCTGTGGAAGGCAAAGTAGGTGAATGTGACAAAATTCTCAGCACAATTGAATTGTTCAGCGTGGCAGAGTGTTTCCCTGAATCTCAGGAGATGACTAATTGGGAATTGACTAAACTGAATGAGATGAATAATAAGCAAAATCATGGAGAAAGTGAAAGACTTTTGCAGATGAAAGAGCCTGAGAAGGCTTGCAATAGTAGAAAAGGTGAAGAGGGGATGATGGAGGCAAGCATGGACATCAAGGGGACTAGCATAGATGAGCTTGAAGGATCCAGTCTCTCTGATGTTATGGGTACATCTGTAGCAAACTCTCTGTCTAATGGTTGTGATTCCTATGGAATGCAGAACCCAATTGTTGCTCATATTCCAAAGACTTTACCCTCTAAAGAAGACTCAGTGACAGAGGAAAAGGAGATAGAGGAAAGCAAGTCAGAATGTTACACTAGTGTTTATGAACAAAGAGGAAATGAGGCTGCTGATGGGAGTGGTCTTATTTTAAATAGCACTGGTGAccaaatgaagaaaaattatttacataatatcTGCAGTCAGGTACCAGCTGTGCAAGGGCAAACATCACCAAAACCGGTAACTAATCTGCTACCTATCAGTGCTCCATTTGGTGGTGCAAGACCCAAACAACCTACAAATCTTAAACTGCAAATTCCAAAGCCATTATCGGACCATTTACAAAATGACCTTGTTCCCCCAAACTGTGGAGGtaatactaaaaataaaaatgatatcTTCGGTAAGGCAAAAATAGGGGAAACCTTGGCAACAGATATGTTTCCTGATGAGACTTCATTAAATGCCTCTATTACTGATACTACTGGGGAACATTTAGAAGAGTATGAGTCTGGGGTGTCTAGTAGTCCGTGCCTTGCAGTAGCTCCAGATAGTCCAGATAATGATCTCAGAGCTGGTCAGTTTGGAGCTCCCACCAGAAAGCCATTTACTACTTTAGGTGAGGTGGCTCCAGTTTGGGTTCCAGATTCTCAAGCACCAAACTGCATGAAGTGTGAGGCCAGATTTACATTCACCAAAAGGAGGCATCATTGCAGAGCTTGTGGGAAGGTAAGTTCATATTCAGTGACAAAACCTTGTGTTCCCTTTTTTGTGGTACTgtgcgcacgcgcgcacacacatgcatacatacacacacaaatcagGTGACCACACAAGCCACTGGctactgttgcctctgatatctGTTGCAACACACTTCATTTGATTTGGTTAGTTTCTTCTTTAAAAGTCCCTAGATTCTCACCTAGTCTTCATTGGTCATATTACTTTAATAGAGAAGAAATATGGGTTATTCATGGTGGCAAAAATGATAATCCTGTTAAGTTTATTTGATTGTAGCTGTTAACAGATATTGAATTCATGTAGGACTGCTATAAAATAACTAATGCAGGAATTTGTTTCAGAAATCACTGAATCAATAATTTCTATTAATAACACTGGAACATGTTGATGGAGATTGGAAGTAAGATGTTGAACTTCTACTTTACTGCTGGTTAACATTGTTGACTATTGCAATTATTTTATGCCTCCTTTACTCACTTTGTATTTACAAAAATCTACAGTATTTACAAATCTACAGTATTTACAAATCTACAGTATTTACAAAAATATATCCTGCTTTTGAAAAAGTCTGTTGACTATATTAAGTGTCTCCCAAATTTGATTGATAGGTGTATGTTGATATAGTTAGTGTGAGGAATTGGTTAGACAATTCATTTACatgtaattttatatttttatatatatatatatatatatatatagtatgaaAAAATATATGTCTTTGAAAATTATGACTGAGTTTATTTCTTGGTAAGAAGTTATTTTTATGTATACACTATATACATTAGATAGGACTACATTAGTTTAGTGCAAATATGGCATTTTTCTGATAAAGTAGATCTTAagtatttgtaaatattttttttctgaagtatAAGTAAATGACGCATCACTGGAAATAGAAATCTGTAAAACTAATCACATTattcaaatttaatttaaaaaatactagGCTAGTAGATAGTcatgaattactttaaaaaaggTGAAAATGGAACATCAGTGcattgtaaaaataaatatataaaagtaAAATTGGTTCATTTAGGATCCAATCCAAAGGCTTGTGAAATCAACTGAAAAATTCCCAAACTTCTCTGGGGTTTGGATTAAATCTTTAGCTGCCAGAATATCACGGGGAAGCAAAAAGGCATGAAAAGAGGACCTAAAAGAATCAAATTCAGCAAACATAGATTCATATCTGTCTACTCTAGAAGGGAGACTTGCTGAAAAAATTGAGTCCCATATAGCTTAAAACTTGTGCTTTGAGGAGAATGATTCTGTTCAAAcccaatacaggttgaaactctctagttcagcaccctttggtccagcaacatccgtggtctggcatggttttagttagccggatatcCACTACTTATGAGTGTGTCCAAGTTTTCcccatcccataaagtttgtttacagctaccattcttggctcccagtgttctgtgctgttgtttagctctaatttattcctAAGTGTTTTCTTTCAAGAGCCTAgtaggcagtggaagtgttggtaatactgctaaacaacattgacctcccatggtctggaaaattttcTGGTATGGCACTGAttgggtcccgagggtgccggattagagaggttcataTTGTATTTGGTTTGAACGGAATCATTCTCCTTAAAACACAAGTTTTAGAAGTGATATTGATGCCCATTGGTCCTTCTTTCTCTGCCTGTGGTACACAGTCATTTAGTCTTCTAAAGGCTATAATATTTTGGTCTGTTTCTGGTGGTGGCTGTGTGTTATTTAGTGGCCTTGTGATATATAGGAAGTCAGAATAGATGATCtagcacaggttggacctccctggtccagcatccttggggaCCTGAATGGTCTCAAACCaaggagtttgccggaccaggggaggtcaaggcttccCTCCCCGAGTGTCAGCCTTACTGACTGAgctctgctcctgaccctggtTGTACTCGCAGCTACGCTGTGCTCTCAGCCATGCTGGCCCTGTGCACTCTCtgctgcactggggctgcactcTGAGCCATGTGGGCCCCACTCTTGCCAGCCGGGGTTGTGCTTCTGATCCTGGCTGCCCCCAATCCCAGCCGAGCTCTCTGTTCCAGCAGtgtccgtggtcctgccagaacACACATGTGGCTGGATCAGAGGGTACCAGATTGTAGAGTTTCAGCCTGTAGTTGGTTCTAGCGTTGAACTAGCTCTGAGACTAGTTGACTGTTGCTGAATGAGAAACAAAAGGTGAACATGACTGAAGGGTAAACAGAAACACATCTCTAAATAGACAACACAAAGGGCAAAAATAAggtagatttttaaaatgtttgatgtTAGTCAGTTTACTGGGAATATTTTAGattgttaatgttttttttaaatctgagttATCACACAGCAGTTTCTCTTAAAACTAATCATTGTGGCAAAAAGTTATACAAGTCCCAAGAataaaaacagcatttaaaaataattgaatgGTATCTAGAATAGGGATATAAAACTGTGTTTTAAAAGGTGaccgtgtaaccgctaaaaatcttAGTGCTTACACGGTTACACAAGTGGCAGGCTATGTAGTATAAAGTTtagcttagctttatactgcagagtgcaGTCTTTTCTGGAGAACCACAGCATGTAacttggtggggagaggggccaggctgagccaacccagccctgccatggacagggctgctccagccacctgGCTGCTGTGGGCCCCATAGGACTGGAGCACCCTTCTGCCCAGAGCAGGCAggttgctgctccagcccctaccagttaatgGGAACCAGTAAACCTCACTTGTTAAGGGCGAGActtactggttaacattttacatccctaatctgcagaAAGTATTGCTGTTTTAATTTGCATGGTAATTGAAAAAATCAGTATGAGCCACTGAACGTCAGGGGAGATGACCGAAATTAAACATGCATGTTTACTAAACTTTGCTAAACTTGAATCTGAGAAATGATTATATATTTTATGGGAAGCTTGATTTTAATTGTTTATATTTTGTATGTGTATTTTCTATTGTCATCTGTAATAGTTCCCTGTGATATCCTTGTATAGAGCATATGGAGTATTTGTATGTGACATTCTGTTGTGTAAGTGGAAACCAGTGATTCTCTTTGCactaaagtaaaacaaaaacaaaaaaccttttaATTGCACTGCAAATTTGCTGCATTTAGACAAGCTGCCACTTCCTGCTACATGAGATACTAATTGCTTGACAGTTGCTTTCAAATGTGTATTGCCGAAAACCAGGAACACACACTTCAGTTTCACCTTAAACTTATATATTTGATTATATACAACACCTGCACTCCGCCTACTACAGTGTTAACTGCCAGTGACAGCAGGTGTTAATGTTTTAGTGTGCTATTTGTTTAGTATTTAGATCACAGAAATCATTGTGCTTGAAAAGCTTTGTTGAATGCAGAATGTAATTGTCTTCAAAGGGTCCTGAACTAGAAATTAATTAGTTGAGTCCTTGGTTTGTGGTTGAGGACATTGATTTTTCCATGTTGTGTAATTGCCCTCTTAGTTTATATCTGAACTGAATTTTCCACTGGATAGGGTTCTCTAAGAAGTTAAATGAAGCAGACTATCTCAAAGTAAATTAATCTGAAAACAGTACAGGTAATATTGCTCAGAAAGCTGGTAAAGTGGATTGAAATAGTGATAGATATCAGTACCTATTTTTCTAACTATATGACTTAAtttgttaaaaaatattttacacaGGAAAATAAATTGTAGTTTCTTCCATAAGTATGAAACATACATTAATTAATATTTACTTGCTCACATTTTGCTTATTAAAATGTGAAATAAAACACTTTTCAATAAACACATATAATTAGAGAATAGGAAATTTTACAATTTACACACCATTGGATTGGATTATCCTGGTAACAAAATTGCTATTCCAGCTCTTATACTTGTATGCTAAAATCTTCTCTCAGGTTTGGGCCTCATCACTACATTGCAAACTTCAACAGAGTTAAAGGACCTATTTACAAAATAGCTGCCCCTTATTACAATATGGCTAAAATTCTTAATGCACACTAGACCAAATTGCATCCTTTTAACTGGGCTAGGAGGTAAACAGACACTATGATGTTGACTTTTGGAACAGAGTACTCTGTCTCACTTGAAGCTGAAAGGCAGGCAGTGCGTGAAGCTTGTGCACTCAAAGCAGCACATGGcttcagcagctggctgctctgagcaatgtgtgtgggcagggcaggctggaagCCTGCCTGAGGAACCTGCTGTGTTGCTAGCTGGGAGCCGCCTAGCCAGCACCTcccggccacagcctgcctctgacatgcccccccccccatcctcttcctctcctcctgcacccctaccccatgtAATCCAAACTtcctctctgctcctgcacccatactccaggtaacccaaacccttgcacccCTGCCtcttcagccaaactccctcccagaccctgcactccaacctcctgccccagaacaCAGCCCCTTCTTTCATCGAAACTCCCTTTCAGCCCTCAcacctcctcttgcaccccagtctcctaccctgagctcccttctgaacccagcctccatcccagaccccacgtATCCTCCATAAATATCATGGAAGAGAGCGGCCCATGACCACttacaaattcttggagtggtccccctcctgccctatggAAAGGATTTATGTGGGATTTGTGAGATAGGTACCCATAATGCATTGATATACAGGGATTGAGAGATGTGTTATGGGCTTATAGATAGCCATGGTGACTGGTGCTGTTCTGGTGATTCATTTGAACTAATGAGAGTTGCAAAAGTGCAGGTCTCAAGTGTAGAGACAAAATGGCTGTCCTTTCTTCTGAAATGTATCTCTCAATTCCCTTACCCACTCAGTTTTGGCTTTGATTTAAGTGACTGCAGAAACTGCCTGAGCACCTTCCCCATATTGTGTTTTAAATATGATTCATTCCAAAGTGCTATAGTGTGGCTACTATTTTAATTCCCAAATCCTCAATTCACTGAGGCATTACATATATGATTTCCTGGACAATTAGCCATTATCCCACACCTACGTTTTTAAATTACTCCTGCATGGAACTTGTGTGTACATTTGTATTGTTGCAGATAGCACTTACTAGGATGAAAGAAGACTGACACAAAGTCATTTGATTTAAATGAATTTCACTGAGTCATGGTTGGAGGATTATTGATCATTTCCCTCCTAAATTTTGAACCTTCTAAAGCTATTTAAATTACTCTTATCATGAAACATTGAGTGATTCAGTACATCTTTTTTTTGCTCTAGGTTTTCTGTGCAGCATGTTGCAGTCTGAAATGCAAGTTGCTGTACATGGACAGAAAAGAAGCCAGAGTGTGTGTAATCTGCCATTCAGTACTAATGAATGGTAAGTAAAAAGACAGGGACTAAATGCAAAGCTTTACTGGACCTGTGTTGGTCAGTGGCTGCTGTATGCCTATCCTATTGAAGACACTGTATTCTTACtggcaaatatttaaaaatgcaaaggcTCTAGAGAAATCAACTTGCCATCATTGTGCAACTTGGGGATTCAGTACCACCTGTAATTAGAGAAACCTAAAATCAGGGAAGGTTTCAGAAAGGTTGAAAGCTTATTTCATAAAGCACTTGTGCCTGGATTTCAGAAAACTTGTTTTGTATGGAGGAAAATGTGGAAGCTTGCTCTGCTTGTGTTCTTAACAAATGGCTCGCTTGTTATGCTTTCATAAAGGAGATCAAAGGGAAGAAACCCACATTTTGTCCTAGACATATATCATAGGGAAATCATGTAAGTAACCTTAGTCCAAAAGAAGATGCTGCTTCATTTGCGATGAGCTGACCTATTAAATAACATCCCTATTATTAACTCCTTGGTGTCAGAGGAGGAAGTCTGGTGTAAAGGATGGAATACAGAAACAACTCTTGAGGCATGAGCACAGCTAAACAACTCTTGTGTTCTGATCCTGGCTCAGGGCATACTACTGGCTAATCAGTAGCACATGAGCTCTTGTTGTACTTAAAGTATCACATGGGATCTTTTCAGGTggataaggcaaaatgccacatttagtGGTGATACATATAGCAATGAACACTCATCCTATGTATATGAGATAACACTCGCACACTCAAGCATGctccgtcttgttgttaccaGTAGTGCTGTCTTGTTGTTACCAGTAGTTGCTCCCCCTTACTGCACTGGCCAGATGAGTTAGATGGGGAAGGGCTGTACCCAGGCTTCTGCTGATCTGATCGGTGCTGCTATGATGACAAGATGAAACCCGGGGTCCCCCTTCAAGATACTTGAGATTTATAGTGGATTCCCTCTCGTGCAAATCTATACCAGTTAGTCATCACATGCATATGCAAAATCTGTGTGAAtcatcatatgcatatgcagttaGACATCTGTGGCGCCTTCTAGGTGTTGTtttaatgctgccacattcaccttcaaagagggtgcttccaaaagcaggcacttgctgctgactcccaaggcgtccatatgtccagtcttctttcagTGAGCTCACTTAACAGGTCTTATTGTTCTTGGACCTGGCTTTTATCCCCCCTCTAACCTTGTAGAACAAGACTACTCAGCTCTGGAAACCCCGGgggcacaatgatactctcagcacatgctgagggctgcaacttaagggtggttacatatacaggcagtccccgggttacgtacaagatagggactgtaggtttgttcttaagttgaatttgtatgtaagtcggaactggtacatattgtaggggaaactctagacgaacatttctccagagctcagttctattctcccacacctcacttccctcagt contains:
- the ZFYVE9 gene encoding zinc finger FYVE domain-containing protein 9 isoform X2, with protein sequence MENYFQAEAYNLDKVLDEFEQNEDDAVSPPLLDVKWNQVLDPPSHRLSCNPALSSVNEASVPNECQQRLKSFSLAHSTTTSPGGEGDCCANGMDLSINPETPTVWIDDQATADDHLMKRNSNQDDQCNTMETGEKKCGNTACLPDEKNVLVVAVMHNCDRRTLQSGNLPDCKNYSTQSLMDSINFTLDNENRQNDQFGVTVNGSTEKDTDTEKQGVQLNRLYAEADSVSHLINTSTDSLTNACTPPRLKDDFNMNRDCLFSESTIAGINAVTLLQRPVDGTLKTQESCASIEDFTNKAITQRKDLEAKNSSLGSSSGSLLEEAVEKQTSQLYPSGLPVLSEMCQPNIPESGNYSECFAERLASDNVSAVEGKVGECDKILSTIELFSVAECFPESQEMTNWELTKLNEMNNKQNHGESERLLQMKEPEKACNSRKGEEGMMEASMDIKGTSIDELEGSSLSDVMGTSVANSLSNGCDSYGMQNPIVAHIPKTLPSKEDSVTEEKEIEESKSECYTSVYEQRGNEAADGSGLILNSTGDQMKKNYLHNICSQVPAVQGQTSPKPVTNLLPISAPFGGARPKQPTNLKLQIPKPLSDHLQNDLVPPNCGGNTKNKNDIFGKAKIGETLATDMFPDETSLNASITDTTGEHLEEYESGVSSSPCLAVAPDSPDNDLRAGQFGAPTRKPFTTLGEVAPVWVPDSQAPNCMKCEARFTFTKRRHHCRACGKVFCAACCSLKCKLLYMDRKEARVCVICHSVLMNAQAWENMMSASSQSPNPNNPAEYCSTIPPLQQAQASGALSSPPPTVMVPVGVLKHPGAEMVQPREQRRVWFADGILPNGEVADAAKLTVAGTTPTGTLAVSHDPTKPVTNSTSAVETDNTSGFSGSITQVGSPVGSAINLIPEDGLPPILISTGVKGDYAVEERPSQISVMQQLEDGSPDPLVFVLNANLLSMVKIVNYVNRKCWCFTTKGMHAVGQSEIVILLQCLPDEKCLPKDIFNHFVQLYRDALAGNVVGSLGHSFFSQSFLGSKEHGGFLYVTSTYQSLQDLVLPTPPYLFGILLQKWETPWAKVFPIRLMLRLGAEYRLYPCPLFSVRFRKPLFGETGHTIMNLLADFRNYQYTLPVVQGLVVDMEVRKTSIKIPSNRYNEMMKAMNKSNEHVLAGGACFNEKADSHLVCVQNDDGNYQTQAISIHNQPRKDGVMVQITAENMDSLRQALREMKDFTITCGKVDAEEPQEHVHIQWVEDDKNVNKGVVSPIDGKSMESITSVKIFHGSEYKANGKVIRWTEVFFLENDDQHNGLSDPADHSRLTENVAKAFCLALCPHLKLLKEDGMTKLGLRVTLDSDQVGYQAGSNGQPLPSQYMNDLDSALVPVIHGGACQLSEGPVIMELIFYILENIS
- the ZFYVE9 gene encoding zinc finger FYVE domain-containing protein 9 isoform X1 gives rise to the protein MENYFQAEAYNLDKVLDEFEQNEDDAVSPPLLDVKWNQVLDPPSHRLSCNPALSSVNEASVPNECQQRLKSFSLAHSTTTSPGGEGDCCANGMDLSINPETPTVWIDDQATADDHLMKRNSNQDDQCNTMETGEKKCGNTACLPDEKNVLVVAVMHNCDRRTLQSGNLPDCKNYSTQSLMDSINFTLDNENRQNDQFGVTVNGSTEKDTDTEKQGVQLNRLYAEADSVSHLINTSTDSLTNACTPPRLKDDFNMNRDCLFSESTIAGINAVTLLQRPVDGTLKTQESCASIEDFTNKAITQRKDLEAKNSSLGSSSGSLLEEAVEKQTSQLYPSGLPVLSEMCQPNIPESGNYSECFAERLASDNVSAVEGKVGECDKILSTIELFSVAECFPESQEMTNWELTKLNEMNNKQNHGESERLLQMKEPEKACNSRKGEEGMMEASMDIKGTSIDELEGSSLSDVMGTSVANSLSNGCDSYGMQNPIVAHIPKTLPSKEDSVTEEKEIEESKSECYTSVYEQRGNEAADGSGLILNSTGDQMKKNYLHNICSQVPAVQGQTSPKPVTNLLPISAPFGGARPKQPTNLKLQIPKPLSDHLQNDLVPPNCGGNTKNKNDIFGKAKIGETLATDMFPDETSLNASITDTTGEHLEEYESGVSSSPCLAVAPDSPDNDLRAGQFGAPTRKPFTTLGEVAPVWVPDSQAPNCMKCEARFTFTKRRHHCRACGKVFCAACCSLKCKLLYMDRKEARVCVICHSVLMNAQAWENMMSASSQSPNPNNPAEYCSTIPPLQQAQASGALSSPPPTVMVPVGVLKHPGAEMVQPREQRRVWFADGILPNGEVADAAKLTVAGTTPTGTLAVSHDPTKPVTNSTSAVETDNTSGFSGSITQVGSPVGSAINLIPEDGLPPILISTGVKGDYAVEERPSQISVMQQLEDGSPDPLVFVLNANLLSMVKIVNYVNRKCWCFTTKGMHAVGQSEIVILLQCLPDEKCLPKDIFNHFVQLYRDALAGNVVGSLGHSFFSQSFLGSKEHGGFLYVTSTYQSLQDLVLPTPPYLFGILLQKWETPWAKVFPIRLMLRLGAEYRLYPCPLFSVRFRKPLFGETGHTIMNLLADFRNYQYTLPVVQGLVVDMEVRKTSIKIPSNRYNEMMKAMNKSNEHVLAGGACFNEKADSHLVCVQNDDGNYQTQAISIHNQPRKVTGASFFVFSGALKSSSGYLAKSSIVEDGVMVQITAENMDSLRQALREMKDFTITCGKVDAEEPQEHVHIQWVEDDKNVNKGVVSPIDGKSMESITSVKIFHGSEYKANGKVIRWTEVFFLENDDQHNGLSDPADHSRLTENVAKAFCLALCPHLKLLKEDGMTKLGLRVTLDSDQVGYQAGSNGQPLPSQYMNDLDSALVPVIHGGACQLSEGPVIMELIFYILENIS